In Herbinix luporum, a single window of DNA contains:
- the rplR gene encoding 50S ribosomal protein L18, with product MVKKESRTDIRRKKHRKIRNRFTGTPERPRLAVFRSNNHMYAQIIDDTAGHTLVAASTLEKDVKAELEKTNDVAAAAYLGNVIAKRAVEKGIKAVVFDRGGFIYQGKIKALADAAREAGLEF from the coding sequence ATGGTTAAAAAAGAATCAAGAACTGATATAAGAAGAAAAAAGCATAGAAAAATCCGTAACCGTTTCACGGGTACTCCTGAGAGACCGCGCTTGGCAGTGTTTAGAAGCAATAATCACATGTATGCACAGATTATTGATGATACGGCCGGACATACTTTAGTTGCAGCTTCTACCCTAGAAAAAGATGTTAAGGCGGAACTTGAAAAAACCAACGATGTGGCAGCCGCAGCATATTTAGGAAATGTTATTGCTAAAAGAGCAGTTGAAAAAGGTATTAAGGCTGTTGTCTTTGATAGAGGCGGTTTTATATATCAAGGAAAGATCAAAGCGTTGGCAGATGCGGCCCGTGAAGCCGGTCTTGAATTCTAG
- the rpsE gene encoding 30S ribosomal protein S5, with amino-acid sequence MKRLTVDTSQLEDKVVSIKRVTKVVKGGRNMRFTALVVVGDKNGLVGAGLGKAAEIPEAIRKGKEAATKNLIRVPIDENGSIPHDYMGKFGGASVLLKRSPEGTGVIAGGPVRNVLELAGYKNIRTKSLGSNNKHNVVLATIDGLSRLKTPEEVAKLRGVPVEQLIN; translated from the coding sequence ATGAAACGTTTAACTGTTGATACAAGTCAACTTGAAGATAAAGTAGTATCAATCAAGCGTGTAACTAAGGTTGTTAAAGGCGGACGTAATATGCGTTTTACAGCATTAGTTGTTGTCGGTGATAAAAACGGACTCGTAGGCGCAGGACTTGGTAAAGCGGCAGAAATTCCCGAAGCAATCCGCAAGGGTAAAGAAGCTGCAACAAAGAACTTAATCCGTGTACCTATTGATGAAAACGGAAGCATACCCCATGACTATATGGGTAAATTCGGTGGTGCTTCGGTACTCTTGAAGCGTTCTCCCGAGGGTACAGGTGTTATTGCCGGCGGACCGGTACGTAACGTACTAGAGCTTGCAGGATACAAGAACATCCGTACCAAGTCTTTAGGTTCTAACAATAAGCATAATGTAGTTTTGGCTACGATTGATGGACTAAGCCGCTTAAAGACCCCTGAGGAAGTAGCAAAGCTTCGTGGTGTTCCGGTAGAACAGCTTATTAATTAA
- the rpmD gene encoding 50S ribosomal protein L30: protein MADKLKITLVKSTIGAIPKHRATIKALGLRKLNKTVEMPDNPAVRGMINQVKHLVKVEEI, encoded by the coding sequence ATGGCAGACAAATTAAAAATAACATTAGTGAAGTCTACAATCGGTGCCATTCCTAAGCACAGGGCAACCATTAAGGCTCTCGGTTTAAGAAAACTTAACAAAACCGTAGAAATGCCGGATAATCCTGCAGTTAGGGGAATGATAAATCAAGTAAAACACCTGGTAAAGGTTGAAGAAATATAA
- the rplO gene encoding 50S ribosomal protein L15: MNLSELKPAYGSKENRFRKGRGHGSGNGKTAGKGHKGQKARSGAPRIGFEGGQMPLYRRIPKRGFTNRNTKEIVAINVDVLNKFDDGATVTVDSLIEAGIIKNPKDGVKILGNGELTKKLDVKVNAYSASAAEKIQALGGNAEVI, encoded by the coding sequence ATGAATCTATCAGAATTAAAGCCTGCATATGGTTCTAAAGAGAATCGCTTTAGAAAAGGTCGTGGACATGGTTCAGGCAATGGTAAGACAGCAGGCAAGGGTCACAAAGGACAAAAAGCACGTTCCGGAGCTCCAAGGATAGGGTTTGAAGGTGGACAGATGCCACTTTACAGAAGAATACCCAAACGTGGTTTTACTAACAGAAATACAAAAGAGATAGTTGCAATTAACGTAGATGTATTAAATAAATTTGATGATGGTGCTACAGTAACAGTTGATTCATTAATTGAAGCCGGAATCATTAAAAATCCTAAGGATGGAGTTAAGATTCTTGGCAATGGAGAACTTACTAAGAAGCTGGATGTCAAGGTTAATGCATACAGTGCGAGTGCAGCAGAAAAAATTCAGGCTCTTGGTGGAAATGCTGAGGTGATTTAG
- the secY gene encoding preprotein translocase subunit SecY gives MFKTFRNALKVKDIRAKLFYTFLALIIVRLGTLLPAPAISREAVEEVFSSINLGFFNNLTGGSFTKMSIFALSISPYISASIIVQLLTIAIPKLEELQKEGEDGRKKIEELTRYMAVGLAVLESLAMAIGFGGSSGVLENGLTFTNVVLVVASFTAGSTFLMWLGERITQNGIGNGISIILLINIVSTMPADFIRLFFQFVYQKPIGNAILAVVITLLVILFTIVFVLIIQNGERKIPVQYAKKVQGRKMVGGQTSHIPLKVNTAGVIPVIFAGSLMSFPGVIASFFGVYPARAYFWPKVLKVLDQGSWLNINFKNFDFGEFKYSIGLLIYIGLIIFFAYFYTSITFNPIEIANNMKKQGGFIPGIRPGKPTSDHLNKVLNHIIFIGAIGLIIVSIIPIFFSGVFGASVSFGGTSIIIIVGVIIETIKEVESQMLVRHYKGFLND, from the coding sequence ATGTTTAAAACATTCCGAAACGCGTTAAAAGTTAAAGACATCAGGGCGAAGCTATTTTATACATTTCTTGCATTAATAATAGTAAGGCTAGGAACTCTGCTTCCTGCCCCTGCTATCAGCAGGGAAGCAGTGGAAGAAGTGTTTTCCAGTATTAATCTTGGTTTCTTTAACAACCTAACCGGCGGTTCTTTTACCAAGATGTCAATATTTGCATTAAGCATTTCTCCATATATTTCTGCCTCCATTATAGTACAGCTATTAACTATAGCTATACCTAAACTTGAGGAGCTGCAGAAAGAGGGAGAAGACGGAAGGAAAAAGATTGAGGAATTAACCCGTTACATGGCCGTAGGTCTTGCGGTTCTAGAATCTTTAGCAATGGCAATCGGCTTTGGGGGCAGTTCAGGTGTATTGGAAAATGGATTAACCTTCACTAACGTGGTGCTTGTAGTAGCATCCTTTACGGCAGGTTCAACTTTCCTAATGTGGCTTGGAGAACGAATCACACAAAACGGTATCGGTAACGGTATTTCTATTATTCTTTTGATTAATATTGTATCAACGATGCCTGCAGATTTTATAAGATTGTTTTTCCAGTTTGTATATCAAAAACCCATTGGTAATGCAATTTTAGCTGTAGTAATTACCTTATTAGTAATTTTATTTACTATCGTATTTGTATTGATAATTCAGAACGGTGAAAGAAAGATTCCCGTTCAGTATGCGAAAAAAGTACAGGGAAGGAAAATGGTGGGTGGACAAACATCTCATATTCCTTTAAAGGTAAATACAGCAGGAGTTATACCGGTTATATTTGCCGGATCTTTAATGTCATTCCCCGGAGTTATTGCTTCATTCTTTGGAGTATATCCAGCAAGGGCCTATTTTTGGCCCAAGGTACTTAAAGTATTAGATCAAGGTAGCTGGTTAAATATTAACTTTAAAAACTTTGATTTCGGTGAGTTTAAATACTCAATTGGCCTGCTGATTTATATAGGATTAATCATTTTCTTTGCTTATTTCTATACATCAATTACATTTAATCCGATTGAGATAGCTAATAATATGAAGAAGCAAGGTGGTTTTATACCTGGAATTCGTCCCGGTAAACCAACTTCAGATCATTTAAACAAAGTACTTAATCATATTATCTTTATCGGTGCAATTGGACTAATAATCGTGTCAATTATACCTATATTCTTTTCGGGAGTTTTTGGTGCCAGTGTAAGCTTTGGCGGTACATCAATTATCATTATAGTTGGTGTTATCATTGAGACAATCAAAGAGGTTGAATCACAGATGCTTGTACGTCACTATAAAGGCTTCTTGAATGATTAA